The sequence TGATAACTTTGTAGGTACGGCGTCGAAGCCCGGCTCAAACATACGCCTgcgatcaaacaaaaaaattgccgaACAGGCTCAGGAGCatcgaaaaaatgttaaagcaaATAAACGTAAGGAGAAGGCTAAGAAAATTCGGCAAATACATTTAGCTGAGCGTAAAGCGATAGAAAGACCAAAACAAGGGAGAAAAGAAGAACGCGACGACTTGGAACATCTGGTAACAAAATATAAACGTATGATAGATAGTCAAGCTAATGTGGGAGGCACCGGAGAGAATCTGGAAAAGGAGTTGAAAGCACCAAAGCGAACTAAATGGTACACGGAATAATGTTTTTTCCTCACTTTATTTAGTTGTTATTTGTGTATATATGGAAACTCAATAAAAAGGTCAAGTTGTGaatttaatttacaattattaaagTCTCCCCTTGTCCCTGAAGAAGGAGAAGAGGTTGAAtatttgtggattacgaacggtgACTGATTTGCGGTTGTGTTAGGCGCTTTAtgttgctgatgaagttcataagatttttgatatcaaggtCCGCATACAAGCGTTTACTTCAATTGGAAAAATACTCGCGTACtcataacgaattttttttattgaatatatagtttgaaagaaaattacAGTAATATTTCAAACTATATTCGTACGTTTGCCCAATATGCGTATCTAATATGCGCaaaacgtttatttatttatggacaTGCGAGTATTGCCCTTAATTACGAGGAAAGGCTTCTTTCTATAGACATTTTTGTCTTTATAAAACTCTTCACATGCAATATAAGCGGTTTCTTTGGAGAAAATTTAGGAGCTTTGACCCACGCAAAAGTGGTCTACTTATAATATAGTCACTTTTCAATGCCAAAAATGCTGTTGGAcattttgacttaaaaaaacCAACACCAAACGACGCTCTAACAAAATTACAAGAATGGGTAAGAAGGCATTTATCTAAATATGAACATCTCCATATtcactaaaataatatttacttcTAGTTAGACCGTGCGATGTCACAGGAAAGGTCAAAATTATCCCGTTATGCAAATAGTCGATACTCAGAGTAACGAATTATTTTTTGCAATGCTCATCTATTTATTGTCGCTGGCCATTGGCTTTGAAAGATAATATTCTTCACTAGGAAAGATTCAAACCATTTTATGATCTATTTAAAAGTTCTCTTCACCGTATTGTTGAAGGAAGTTTCCAATTACTGCTAACGGATGGCTGCTGCTTAGATGACCGCTACTTGAACGTAATGGaagcattcaaaatatttactgaaGCCAAGATAAcggtaaataaaattatttgtatatcaGCAAAGTAAACTCTTCATTATGTGGAAATGAAAGTCATGTTTGGAGACCAAATGATATCGATGTTGAGTCCCATAATTaatttatacatatgcacattaaaATGTTTCACTCAATTTCGCACTGTATTTTCTAAAAGCATTACAACTTCAAATATACAGAAATGCTTTGCTTTTCcgattattttgttatttacatATGCAATTTATTCCAGCCAGTGGAAACGAGCTCCATACTTGGCTGGTGGCCTGGGATAATCATCCGGTAGACCAGGTGTAGCGTCGGGGTATACTTTCTTTTCGGGTTTAGGAGGTGCCTCGCGAGTGGTTGAATGaatctatataaaataaaaaattgcgccTTTtagcaacaaatatttttcattattataatatatttacctTTGCTCGAGTGAAATACCCGTAGTCTGGGCGCTCAATACCTAAATTATCAGATATACATTTGTCAAACACGCCTTGAGTTTTTCGGCAACTATGTGTAAAAGAAACTGTTAAtgatcatatatatatatatcccatTTTCGAAACTCACTGTCCAAACGCCATATTACCACTACTTTTATCCAAACAAGTAGCATATTGCAAGAATTCTTCGTGGCATGTCTTTTTCACTTTCCGGAAGAAATCCAAAGCACAGCTTGTTACGGCTTTTCCTTCATTTATGCATGCCCGCGGATCATCTAGCTCTTGCCGACACAACATAAACTCCTGCAAAAGAAATGTTCTTTATAGTTAAATTTGACTATTAAATTCCATAGGTTGAAGGCCCGATCAGCTGTTTGGAAACAAACGCGTTGAGGTTAGACTTTTTGGAGAAAATTATATAACTAAATATAAGGGTAATGTGtattaaaattacatttcccattaaaataaagaagacGAAAGTTCCGTTTAATTTGCATACTGTGAAACTTACATTATTCTGATTTTCGCACTGCTTTCCCAAATGGAATGCACCAGCTTTGAGTGATGAAGTGGACAAATTCAACTCCTGCACCGTCAGCTCTTCATCCGTAGGCAAAGTGATATCATTAGTAATAACCATAGTGGGTGTTCAAGGCAGAGATACGTTATATGCGGCCTATAAATTTCTAATGATGTTTACAAAGGCATAAATAGGAAAACCaatatttgcttattattaGTCTGTCGAGCAGACTTCAAAACACTGCTTCAGGGTTGTGCATGTTCGATATATTTTCACTTATCGATAATTTCTACACATTATCTGGGGTCTCCACGAGCCAACCATTTGCTGAAGCTtgacagttagtagtcagaagTAGTCAGTACAAATTGCTAGAGTGCTGATGTATCAGAGAGGCTgtgattatttgaaattttcgttatattttttctcattataTCGGCTGTTTTTTTAAAGCTTCGGaccttaaaatgataatacgaagcagaaatgttgttgaaattaatttttaatat is a genomic window of Anastrepha ludens isolate Willacy chromosome 6, idAnaLude1.1, whole genome shotgun sequence containing:
- the LOC128865788 gene encoding NADH dehydrogenase [ubiquinone] 1 alpha subcomplex subunit 8, producing the protein MVITNDITLPTDEELTVQELNLSTSSLKAGAFHLGKQCENQNNEFMLCRQELDDPRACINEGKAVTSCALDFFRKVKKTCHEEFLQYATCLDKSSGNMAFGHCRKTQGVFDKCISDNLGIERPDYGYFTRAKIHSTTREAPPKPEKKVYPDATPGLPDDYPRPPAKYGARFHWLE